One part of the Rutidosis leptorrhynchoides isolate AG116_Rl617_1_P2 chromosome 1, CSIRO_AGI_Rlap_v1, whole genome shotgun sequence genome encodes these proteins:
- the LOC139842311 gene encoding uncharacterized mitochondrial protein AtMg00810-like, translating into MKDLGSLSFFLGISVTRNEQGLFLSQHKYVEDIINRAGMSSCNTIKTPVDTNGKLSLSTGPAYKNPTEYHSLAGALQYLTFTRPDISYAVQQICLYMHDPKEVNMQALRRILRYLKGTLTHGLHLTPSSLSSLVSYTDADWGGCPDTRRSTPGYCVYLGGNLISWSAKRQPTVSRSSAEAKYRGVANVVSESCWLRNILLELNCPISKATIVFL; encoded by the coding sequence ATGAAAGATTTAGGATCGCTCAGTTTTTTCCTTGGCATATCTGTAACGCGTAATGAACAGGGACTCTTTTTGAGTCAACACAAATACGTTGAGGATATAATCAACCGTGCAGGGATGTCCTCATGCAATACCATTAAAACACCGGTAGACACTAACGGTAAACTAAGTCTTTCTACAGGTCCCGCATACAAAAATCCTACCGAATACCATAGCCTAGCCGGTGCGTTGCAATACTTAACGTTTACTAGACCCGACATCTCTTACGCGGTTCAGCAAATATGCCTTTATATGCACGACCCGAAAGAAGTTAATATGCAAGCATTGCGTCGTATTTTACGATACCTCAAAGGTACATTGACTCATGGTTTACATCTTACACCTTCGTCACTGTCCTCTCTTGTTTCATACACCGATGCAGATTGGGGCGGGTGCCCGGACACACGAAGATCCACTCCGGGGTACTGTGTATATTTAGGTGGTAATTTGATATCTTGGTCTGCAAAACGTCAACCAACTGTCTCCCGATCAAGTGCCGAGGCAAAATATAGAGGAGTTGCAAATGTGGTTTCGGAATCATGTTGGCTTCGCAACATTCTTCTAGAACTAAACTGTCCTATATCGAAGGCTACGATTGTTTTTTTGTGA